The Brachyspira aalborgi genome has a segment encoding these proteins:
- a CDS encoding iron-sulfur cluster loop yields the protein MDKIKLLIEKSKKLFKEDKAIVHLVNDEKQNKFLNDLKNYPHAFVLACLMDRQIKAERAWAIPYKIYKTLNTFDIYKLEKQGCKYYKDLFNNNEELFDKKKFHRFNDKFSEIFYNGVRHIINKYEGKADKIWNDNPSSATIVYRFLEFDGCGIKIATMAANILARQFKIPMLDYYCIDISPDVHIRRVLYRLGFVEKEASPDMVIYKARELNPEFPGLIDFVCWEIGRNYCRPKFKDCECKKCDMNEACSKNE from the coding sequence ATAGAAAAATCAAAAAAGCTATTTAAAGAAGATAAAGCTATTGTGCATCTTGTTAACGATGAAAAGCAGAATAAATTTTTAAATGATTTAAAAAATTATCCTCATGCATTTGTTTTAGCTTGTTTAATGGATAGGCAAATAAAAGCCGAACGCGCTTGGGCTATACCTTATAAAATTTATAAAACACTTAATACTTTTGATATATATAAACTTGAAAAGCAAGGTTGTAAATATTATAAAGATTTATTTAATAATAATGAAGAATTATTTGATAAAAAGAAATTTCATAGATTTAACGATAAATTTTCGGAAATTTTTTATAATGGAGTTCGCCATATCATTAATAAATACGAAGGGAAAGCGGATAAAATATGGAATGATAATCCAAGTAGCGCAACAATAGTTTATAGATTTTTAGAATTTGACGGATGCGGTATAAAAATAGCGACTATGGCTGCCAATATTTTAGCTAGGCAATTCAAAATACCTATGTTAGATTATTATTGTATAGATATATCTCCAGATGTCCATATTAGACGAGTTTTATATAGACTTGGTTTTGTTGAAAAAGAGGCAAGCCCTGATATGGTAATATACAAGGCGAGAGAGCTAAATCCAGAATTCCCAGGATTAATAGATTTTGTATGTTGGGAAATAGGAAGAAATTATTGCAGACCTAAATTTAAAGATTGTGAATGCAAAAAATGTGATATGAATGAAGCTTGTTCTAAAAATGAGTAA
- the ispG gene encoding flavodoxin-dependent (E)-4-hydroxy-3-methylbut-2-enyl-diphosphate synthase, which translates to MSNIINNDLRKIIIMNKTKIVQVGNILIGGGNPITVQSMTNTDTRDIKSTVRQLKSLEDAGVDIVRLAVLDMDAAKSIKEIKSQTKIPLIADIHFDYRLALESIKNGIDALRLNPGNIKDKEKVKEVIKEAKARDLTIRVGVNGGSLDRAIYKEVSPENMVKSAGEHIKLMEDLNFTNIKVSLKSSDIKTTIDANILFRKKYDYPIHLGVTEAGTLRSSLIKSTSALSYLIMNGIGDTIRYSITGDPVEEVMAGKMLLKFLGLRKEPSIEIISCPTCGRCQVEVEEVASYIEKHVQNIKKNITIAIMGCVVNGPGEARHADFGVAGTGDGNFIYFEKENEPIKISKENIINFITKKIEEF; encoded by the coding sequence ATGAGTAATATTATAAATAATGATTTAAGGAAAATAATTATTATGAATAAAACTAAAATCGTTCAAGTAGGAAATATTTTAATAGGCGGCGGAAATCCTATAACCGTTCAATCTATGACGAATACAGATACAAGAGATATAAAATCAACAGTTAGACAATTAAAATCTCTTGAAGATGCGGGAGTCGATATTGTCAGGCTTGCCGTTTTGGATATGGACGCTGCAAAATCTATAAAAGAAATAAAATCGCAAACTAAAATTCCATTGATAGCCGATATTCATTTTGATTATAGACTCGCTTTAGAAAGTATAAAAAATGGAATTGACGCTTTAAGATTAAATCCTGGAAATATTAAAGATAAAGAAAAAGTTAAAGAAGTTATTAAAGAAGCAAAAGCAAGAGATTTGACAATAAGAGTCGGAGTTAATGGCGGAAGTTTGGACAGAGCGATTTATAAAGAAGTAAGCCCAGAAAATATGGTTAAAAGCGCGGGAGAACATATAAAATTAATGGAAGATTTAAATTTTACAAATATAAAAGTTTCTTTAAAATCTTCGGATATAAAAACTACGATAGACGCGAATATTTTATTTAGAAAAAAATACGATTATCCGATTCATTTGGGGGTGACGGAAGCGGGAACTTTAAGAAGCTCGCTCATAAAAAGCACAAGCGCGCTATCCTATCTCATAATGAACGGAATCGGAGACACAATAAGATATTCTATAACGGGCGACCCTGTGGAAGAAGTTATGGCGGGAAAAATGCTTTTAAAATTTTTAGGTTTAAGAAAAGAGCCTTCGATAGAAATAATCTCATGTCCGACTTGCGGAAGATGTCAAGTTGAAGTTGAAGAAGTTGCAAGCTATATTGAAAAGCATGTTCAAAATATTAAAAAAAATATTACAATAGCGATTATGGGCTGCGTTGTAAACGGACCTGGCGAGGCGAGGCATGCGGATTTTGGAGTCGCGGGAACGGGAGATGGAAATTTTATTTATTTTGAAAAAGAAAACGAACCGATTAAAATATCAAAAGAAAATATAATAAATTTCATAACAAAAAAAATAGAAGAATTTTAA